From Carya illinoinensis cultivar Pawnee chromosome 5, C.illinoinensisPawnee_v1, whole genome shotgun sequence, one genomic window encodes:
- the LOC122311620 gene encoding uncharacterized protein LOC122311620 — protein sequence MSDWGPVFVATVLFVLLTPGMLFQVPGSHGCVEFGNFQTSGASILIHSLLYFALIGIFLLVIKVHLYIY from the coding sequence ATGTCGGACTGGGGTCCAGTGTTTGTGGCTACGGTGCTGTTTGTGCTGTTAACTCCGGGTATGCTTTTCCAAGTGCCTGGGAGCCATGGCTGCGTCGAGTTTGGCAACTTTCAGACCAGTGGTGCATCCATACTGATCCACTCCCTCCTCTACTTTGCTCTCATTGGCATCTTTTTGCTGGTCATTAAGGTTCACTTGTACATTTATTAA